AAGGCCAAGGACCTCGGCATCGCGCTCCAGTTCACCAACTACCGCTCCACGTAGCCTCCGGCTCCCAGCCGGCGCCACCCTCCAGGCGGCGCGGGGTAATCCCCCGCGCCGCTTTCGTTTTCTCCGCTCGCCCGCCCGGGCAATCCGATCCCGACCCGTCTTCCGTAGAAGGGGGTGAAGGACGGACGCCGGACACCCGGTGAACAGGAGGACGCGATGGGCGGCAAGGGATTCGGCAAGAGGATCGGCAGGACGGCGCTGGCTCTGGTGGCAGGTGTCGCCGCGCTCGGGGCGGCCGCGCCCGGGCCGTCGCAGTCGGGCGTGACGGTGCGGCTCTTCCAGTTCACCCCCGGCCAGATCGAGGTCCCGGCCGGCACCAGGGTCACATGGACGAACCAGGACGACATCGCGCACACCGTCACGTCGGGCACTCCGGAGCGGCGCGAGGATCGCTTCGA
This portion of the Candidatus Methylomirabilota bacterium genome encodes:
- a CDS encoding plastocyanin/azurin family copper-binding protein is translated as MGGKGFGKRIGRTALALVAGVAALGAAAPGPSQSGVTVRLFQFTPGQIEVPAGTRVTWTNQDDIAHTVTSGTPERREDRFDAALAGKGATASVELREPGVYPYFCNRHQSMRGEIRVK